Proteins from one Sabethes cyaneus chromosome 2, idSabCyanKW18_F2, whole genome shotgun sequence genomic window:
- the LOC128736826 gene encoding kinesin-like protein Klp61F, whose translation MNASTGNSSSHGKPLKCNQNVQVYLRVRPTNVREKLIRSQDVIEVVSNREVLLKPMILDTRNAKKFTFDRAFDVNSKQHEVYNAVVAPYIEEVLAGFNCTVFAYGQTGTGKTYTMVGEEKPELSAGWDDDTETGMIPRALNHLFDELRMTELEFSMRISYLELYNEELCDLLSNDDTVKIRIYDDVNKKGSVIVQGLEEIPVHSKDDVYKLLAKGQERRRTASTLMNAQSSRSHTIFSIIVHIKENGIEGEELLKIGKLNLVDLAGSENITKAGNEKGIRTRETVNINQSLLTLGRVITALVERTPHVPYRESKLTRLLQESLGGRTKTSIIATISPGHKDFEETMSTLEYAHRAKNIQNKPEANQKLSKKTVIKEYTEEIDRLKRELTATRDKNGIYLPEETYNEMCYKADATTKELNDKVVLIKVLKDDLAKKEAIFKEVSLNLVEREEMLRKTEDDLCVTKHELSSTKRTLSKTKQRYAEKKVILERHVKTEKMLTGQAKELIEVVETVQSDTNGLHDTIDRRKETDVKNQTACQQFVEQIKNRVQMLQTDAAYLTQTSNQINNALADDWETYMKRQERFQQDAQAKLSALEGFSQNMLSRESAMLTTFRADQTNCNVEQIRKVETYTEGVNRAVENLLTTLTANVQSLKRTLVKQEEEYRKQHESVLQICRRNDERNLRFCATQQEVLKEIDGLMDQFFESQTPFDEYVETSEMFEGQLNQLFENMKAVMKEKRDRLKATRQDMEAGKKSFKSTIAGNADAIGRNLGSQQEESKQLELDVRQLDTMRQESKSVIEGRLQNQIIQPVETVAMQLKETVPQQKQLFEAFEEISRVRWEDYAVQHEHNLVDYSNGHAAQTQALQQELNSNYSAQSEFRNTAVSLNKQLQSNIASHQHTSDCNLMELCDQVDRFHRQELTLYQPTGQTPVRKTISYPKDLAMTSPHDRIVRRFWRERGMLDLDVSDIINEDNENVSMLCNSLDTAEIRNSTPLAMRHNGLDEDQKRFKDLQLSTILAKVCLKEVSGSILYFIYTSDISPLPDGCVLFQCADDPAIMYAGRVVRAPTCKLQRVMGKRPFEMIRAARGLDLRDGGLMSKFFEDTCVSHFSRNASCTL comes from the exons ATGAACGCCAGTACGGGGAATAGTTCCAGCCATGGCAAGCCACTGAAATGCAATCAAAACGTTCAAGTGTATCTTCGGGTTAG GCCAACGAATGTGCGGGAAAAGCTAATCCGCTCGCAGGATGTGATCGAGGTAGTCTCGAACCGAGAAGTTCTGCTCAAACCGATGATCCTTGATACGAGAAACGCGAAGAAGTTTACCTTTGACCGTGCCTTCGATGTTAACTCGAAGCAACATGAGGTGTACAATGCGGTGGTTGCGCCGTATATCGAAGAAGTCCTGGCGGGATTTAATTGTACGGTGTTTGCCTACGGGCAGACTGGAACCGGCAAGACGTACACAATGGTTGGTGAGGAAAAACCAGAACTGAGTGCCGGCTGGGATGACGATACCGAGACTGGAATGATTCCCCGCGCGCTAAATCATCTTTTCGACGAATTGCGTATGACAGAGTTAGAATTTTCGATGCGCATTTCGTACCTGGAGCTGTATAACGAAGAACTGTGTGATTTGCTGTCCAACGATGATACGGTCAAGATTCGTATCTACGATGATGTTAATAAGAAGGGATCCGTTATTGTACAGG GTTTGGAAGAAATCCCTGTTCATAGTAAGGATGACGTTTACAAGCTGTTGGCGAAGGGCCAGGAGCGACGCCGTACGGCGTCAACCCTTATGAATGCTCAGTCGTCTCGTTCGCATACCATCTTTTCGATCATTGTTCACATTAAGGAGAACGGAATTGAAGGAGAGGAGTTGCTAAAGATTGGCAAACTTAACTTGGTCGATTTGGCTGGCAGTGAGAACATTACCAAAGCTGGGAACGAAAAGGGTATTCGAACGCGAGAAACTGTTAACATTAATCAGTCGCTGTTGACGCTAGGTCGTGTCATAACGGCACTAGTTGAGAGAACACCACATGTGCCTTACAGGGAGTCGAAGCTTACTCGGTTGCTTCAGGAATCGCTGGGAGGTCGTACTAAGACTTCAATCATCGCAACCATCTCTCCTGGCCATAAAGATTTCGAGGAAACCATGAGTACACTGGAGTATGCGCATCGAGCGAAGAACATACAAAATAAACCAGAGGCGAATCAAAAACTGTCCAAGAAAACTGTTATTAAAGAGTACACAGAAGAAATCGATCGACTTAAGCGAGAGCTAACCGCCACTCGGGACAAAAATGGCATTTATCTACCTGAAGAGACTTACAATGAAATGTGCTACAAGGCCGATGCGACCACCAAGGAATTGAACGACAAAGTTGTCCTAATCAAGGTGCTTAAGGACGATTTGGCTAAGAAGGAAGCAATTTTCAAGGAGGTTAGCCTCAATCTCGTCGAGAGGGAAGAGATGCTGCGAAAAACGGAGGACGATCTGTGTGTTACGAAGCACGAGCTATCCAGTACAAAGCGCACTTTAAGCAAAACGAAACAGCGCTACGCGGAGAAAAAGGTAATCCTAGAACGACACGTCAAAACGGAAAAAATGTTGACCGGTCAGGCAAAGGAGCTGATTGAGGTGGTCGAAACGGTACAGAGCGATACCAACGGTTTGCACGATACGATCGACCGCAGGAAAGAGACGGACGTGAAAAATCAAACTGCTTGTCAGCAGTTTGTCGAACAGATCAAAAATAGAGTACAAATGCTTCAAACGGATGCAGCGTATTTAACTCAGACTTCTAACCAGATAAACAATGCTCTTGCTGACGATTGGG AAACTTACATGAAAAGGCAGGAACGATTCCAGCAGGACGCCCAAGCTAAACTATCAGCTCTGGAGGGCTTTTCGCAAAACATGCTGTCCAGGGAATCGGCCATGCTGACCACATTTCGCGCTGATCAAACCAACTGCAACGTAGAGCAAATCAGAAAGGTCGAAACGTACACCGAGGGTGTTAACAGGGCTGTCGAAAATTTGCTAACAACACTGACCGCCAACGTGCAGTCCTTGAAAAGGACCCTCGTAAAGCAGGAAGAAGAATACAGGAAACAGCACGAAAGTGTCCTGCAGATATGCCGACGCAACGACGAACGTAACCTTCGATTTTGTGCAACTCAACAGGAAGTGCTGAAAGAGATTGACGGTCTAATGGACCAGTTCTTCGAAAGTCAGACCCCGTTCGATGAGTATGTGGAAACATCGGAAATGTTCGAGGGCCAACTGAACCaacttttcgaaaatatgaaagCTGTTATGAAAGAGAAACGTGATCGGTTAAAAGCCACTAGACAGGATATGGAAgctggaaaaaaatccttcaaatCAACCATTGCCGGCAATGCCGACGCAATTGGTCGAAATCTCGGCAGTCAACAAGAAGAATCCAAGCAACTGGAACTGGATGTTCGACAGTTGGATACAATGCGCCAGGAATCTAAATCCGTTATCGAAGGCCGGCTTCAGAATCAGATCATTCAACCGGTAGAAACTGTGGCCATGCAGCTCAAAGAAACCGTACCCCAGCAAAAGCAACTGTTCGAAGCTTTCGAAGAAATTTCCCGCGTTCGATGGGAAGATTACGCCGTCCAACACGAGCACAATCTAGTGGACTATTCCAACGGTCACGCAGCACAAACGCAGGCCCTGCAACAGGAACTAAACTCAAACTACAGCGCTCAATCGGAGTTCCGGAACACCGCCGTTTCCCTAAACAAACAATTGCAAAGTAACATCGCATCCCACCAGCATACAAGCGATTGCAACCTAATGGAGCTCTGCGACCAAGTCGACCGGTTCCACCGGCAGGAACTGACGCTCTACCAACCTACCGGACAGACTCCGGTGCGGAAAACGATCAGCTACCCGAAGGACCTGGCGATGACTTCCCCGCACGATCGAATCGTTCGCCGGTTCTGGCGCGAGCGAGGTATGCTCGATCTGGATGTATCCGATATCATCAACGAG GACAACGAGAACGTTAGTATGCTTTGCAACAGCTTGGATACGGCTGAGATTCGCAATTCCACTCCGCTCGCCATGCGGCACAACGGACTAGACGAGGATCAGAAACGATTCAAGGACCTGCAGCTTAGCACCATTCTGGCCAAG